The proteins below are encoded in one region of Takifugu rubripes chromosome 1, fTakRub1.2, whole genome shotgun sequence:
- the kcnj16a gene encoding inward rectifier potassium channel 16 isoform X1, which produces MKVSEHKLPAVMTSQPGRRFLRLWKMPKQYSSVTATEDISVKTENGLKPKKNLYIRKEGSSNVVFRHVPEEWLLFVTDIFTTLVEIRWRVMFLIFALSYILSWLFFGVLFWVIALAHNDIKDHNNQPCVYEVRSFTAAFLFSLETQTTIGYGFRGMSENCMIAIVVVTVQDVISCFIDTFVIGIVVAKMASARKRAQTVGFSNCAVINLHDGHLCLSWRVGDFRQHHLVEGTAQAQIVRSTVYASGKMDLSFEDLVIQQRDIVLATPTTIFHKIEPGSPFYKMRLVDLRKEDFELVVSFTYTDDYTGTLHQTRTSYTPSDILWGQLFQEMIRTSRRYYRVDYALFNHTARVLVPEGSAEEYELKKQVRATPRQSPRHSLRASPRPSPRPQKKDHHGNLLKSPTITVELMKDSRPEPTNEQRSASQREE; this is translated from the exons ATGAAAGTCTCCGAGCACAAACTTCCAGCTGTGATGACCTCCCAGCCGGGACGCCGCTTTTTAAG GCTCTGGAAGATGCCTAAACAATATTCATCAGTGACAGCGACTGAAGACATCAGCGTCAAGACCGAGAATGGACTAAAACCCAAGAAAAACCTCTACATTCGCAAAGAGGGCAGCTCTAATGTGGTGTTCCGACATGTTCCTGAGGAGTGGTTGCTGTTCGTCACCGACATCTTTACCACGCTGGTGGAGATCAGATGGAGGGTGATGTTCCTGATTTTTGCCCTTTCTTACATCCTGTCGTGGCTTTTCTTTGGCGTCCTCTTCTGGGTGATTGCTCTTGCCCACAACGATATCAAAGACCACAACAATCAACCGTGTGTGTACGAGGTACGAAGCTTCACGGCcgccttcctcttctcccttgAAACCCAAACCACTATTGGCTATGGTTTCAGAGGAATGTCAGAGAACTGCATGATCGCCATTGTCGTGGTCACCGTGCAGGACGTCATCAGCTGCTTCATCGACACGTTCGTTATCGGGATCGTCGTCGCCAAAATGGCCTCAGCCAGAAAGAGGGCGCAGACAGTGGGCTTTAGCAACTGCGCTGTCATCAACCTCCACGATGGCCACTTGTGTCTCTCCTGGAGGGTGGGGGACTTCCGACAGCACCATCTGGTGGAGGGGACGGCTCAAGCCCAAATCGTCCGCTCCACAGTGTACGCGTCGGGAAAAATGGACCTGAGCTTTGAAGATCTAGTGATACAGCAGAGGGATATCGTCCTGGCCACACCCACCACCATCTTCCATAAGATTGAACCTGGCAGCCCTTTTTACAAGATGAGGTTAGTGGATCTACGGAAAGAGGACTTTGAGCTGGTGGTGTCGTTCACCTACACAGACGATTACACGGGTACGCTGCATCAGACCCGGACTTCCTACACTCCCAGTGACATTCTCTGGGGTCAGCTGTTCCAGGAGATGATCCGAACCAGCAGGAGGTACTATCGGGTGGATTACGCCTTGTTCAATCACACCGCCAGAGTGCTGGTGCCCGAGGGCAGCGCTGAGGAATACGAACTGAAGAAGCAAGTACGGGCCACTCCGAGACAATCGCCACGACATTCACTGAGAGCTTCTCCGCGCCCGTCTCCAAGACCGCAAAAAAAAGATCATCACGGGAACCTTCTGAAGTCCCCCACAATTACTGTGGAGCTCATGAAGGACAGTCGCCCAGAACCAACAAATGAGCAACGGTCTGCCAGCCAAAGAGAAGAATAA
- the kcnj16a gene encoding inward rectifier potassium channel 16 isoform X2, which produces MPKQYSSVTATEDISVKTENGLKPKKNLYIRKEGSSNVVFRHVPEEWLLFVTDIFTTLVEIRWRVMFLIFALSYILSWLFFGVLFWVIALAHNDIKDHNNQPCVYEVRSFTAAFLFSLETQTTIGYGFRGMSENCMIAIVVVTVQDVISCFIDTFVIGIVVAKMASARKRAQTVGFSNCAVINLHDGHLCLSWRVGDFRQHHLVEGTAQAQIVRSTVYASGKMDLSFEDLVIQQRDIVLATPTTIFHKIEPGSPFYKMRLVDLRKEDFELVVSFTYTDDYTGTLHQTRTSYTPSDILWGQLFQEMIRTSRRYYRVDYALFNHTARVLVPEGSAEEYELKKQVRATPRQSPRHSLRASPRPSPRPQKKDHHGNLLKSPTITVELMKDSRPEPTNEQRSASQREE; this is translated from the coding sequence ATGCCTAAACAATATTCATCAGTGACAGCGACTGAAGACATCAGCGTCAAGACCGAGAATGGACTAAAACCCAAGAAAAACCTCTACATTCGCAAAGAGGGCAGCTCTAATGTGGTGTTCCGACATGTTCCTGAGGAGTGGTTGCTGTTCGTCACCGACATCTTTACCACGCTGGTGGAGATCAGATGGAGGGTGATGTTCCTGATTTTTGCCCTTTCTTACATCCTGTCGTGGCTTTTCTTTGGCGTCCTCTTCTGGGTGATTGCTCTTGCCCACAACGATATCAAAGACCACAACAATCAACCGTGTGTGTACGAGGTACGAAGCTTCACGGCcgccttcctcttctcccttgAAACCCAAACCACTATTGGCTATGGTTTCAGAGGAATGTCAGAGAACTGCATGATCGCCATTGTCGTGGTCACCGTGCAGGACGTCATCAGCTGCTTCATCGACACGTTCGTTATCGGGATCGTCGTCGCCAAAATGGCCTCAGCCAGAAAGAGGGCGCAGACAGTGGGCTTTAGCAACTGCGCTGTCATCAACCTCCACGATGGCCACTTGTGTCTCTCCTGGAGGGTGGGGGACTTCCGACAGCACCATCTGGTGGAGGGGACGGCTCAAGCCCAAATCGTCCGCTCCACAGTGTACGCGTCGGGAAAAATGGACCTGAGCTTTGAAGATCTAGTGATACAGCAGAGGGATATCGTCCTGGCCACACCCACCACCATCTTCCATAAGATTGAACCTGGCAGCCCTTTTTACAAGATGAGGTTAGTGGATCTACGGAAAGAGGACTTTGAGCTGGTGGTGTCGTTCACCTACACAGACGATTACACGGGTACGCTGCATCAGACCCGGACTTCCTACACTCCCAGTGACATTCTCTGGGGTCAGCTGTTCCAGGAGATGATCCGAACCAGCAGGAGGTACTATCGGGTGGATTACGCCTTGTTCAATCACACCGCCAGAGTGCTGGTGCCCGAGGGCAGCGCTGAGGAATACGAACTGAAGAAGCAAGTACGGGCCACTCCGAGACAATCGCCACGACATTCACTGAGAGCTTCTCCGCGCCCGTCTCCAAGACCGCAAAAAAAAGATCATCACGGGAACCTTCTGAAGTCCCCCACAATTACTGTGGAGCTCATGAAGGACAGTCGCCCAGAACCAACAAATGAGCAACGGTCTGCCAGCCAAAGAGAAGAATAA
- the kcnj2a gene encoding inward rectifier potassium channel 2a has translation MGSVRDSHYSIVSSEEDGMKLATMAVPNGYGNGKGKVHTRHQPQSRFVKKDGHCNVQFINVSEKGQRYLADIFTTCVDIRWRFMLIIFSLAFLLSWLFFGCIFWLVAIFHGDLENNTQKCISNVSSFTAAFLFSIETQTTIGYGYRYVTDECPVAVFVVVFQSIVGCIIDAFIIGAVMAKMAKPKKRNETLVFSHNATVAMRDNKLCLMWRVGNLRKSHLVEAHVRAQLLKSRTTAEGEYIPLDQMDIDVGFDSGVDRIFLVSPITIVHEINEDSPFYNMSKQDLDSSEFEIVVILEGMVEATAMTTQCRSSYVADEILWGHRFEPVLFEEKNYYKVDYSRFHKTYEVPSTPLCSARDLAEKKYILSNSNSFCYENEMALDNKEDTDEGNGGSVGPDGTQTDNISENEHTQATVLLEPRSLRRESEI, from the coding sequence ATGGGAAGTGTGCGAGACAGCCACTACAGCATTGTGTCATCAGAGGAGGACGGCATGAAGCTAGCCACAATGGCGGTGCCCAACGGCTACGGTAACGGCAAAGGTAAGGTGCACACGAGGCACCAACCGCAGAGCAGATTTGTGAAGAAAGACGGCCACTGCAACGTGCAGTTCATCAACGTTAGTGAGAAGGGCCAGCGCTACCTGGCAGACATCTTTACTACCTGTGTTGACATCCGCTGGCGGTTTATGTTGATTATCTTCTCCCTGGCCTTCCTCCTGTCGTGGCTGTTCTTCGGCTGCATCTTCTGGCTGGTGGCCATCTTTCACGGGGATTTGGAAAACAACACTCAGAAATGCATCTCCAATGTCAGCAGCTTCACCGCCgccttcctgttctccatcgAGACCCAAACCACCATAGGCTACGGCTACAGATACGTGACGGACGAGTGCCCGGTGGccgtctttgtggtggttttCCAAAGCATCGTGGGCTGTATAATTGACGCCTTCATCATCGGTGCCGTCATGGCCAAGATGGCAAAGCCCAAGAAGAGGAACGAAACTCTGGTTTTCAGCCATAACGCCACCGTAGCTATGAGGGACAACAAGCTGTGCCTGATGTGGCGTGTGGGCAACCTCAGGAAGAGCCACCTGGTGGAGGCACACGTCAGAGCGCAGCTCCTGAAATCCAGAACGACGGCGGAGGGGGAGTACATCCCCCTCGATCAAATGGACATAGACGTGGGCTTCGACAGCGGAGTCGACCGCATCTTCCTGGTCTCGCCCATCACCATCGTCCACGAGATCAACGAGGACAGTCCCTTCTACAACATGAGCAAACAGGACCTGGACAGCTCAGAGTTTGAAATCGTGGTCATCCTGGAGGGCATGGTGGAGGCCACAGCCATGACCACGCAGTGCCGCAGCTCCTACGTCGCCGACGAGATCCTCTGGGGCCATCGGTTCGAGCCGGTGCTCTTCGAGGAGAAGAACTACTACAAGGTGGACTATTCCCGCTTCCATAAGACATACGAGGTGCCGAGCACACCTCTCTGCAGCGCCAGAGACCTGGCGGAGAAAAAATACATTCTCTCGAACTCAAACTCTTTCTGCTACGAAAACGAGATGGCGCTGGACAATAAAGAGGATACGGACGAGGGAAACGGGGGCAGCGTGGGGCCCGACGGCACTCAGACGGACAACATCTCAGAGAACGAGCACACCCAGGCAACGGTGCTGCTAGAACCCAGATCGCTGAGACGGGAGTCCGAAATATGA